A genomic window from Oceanivirga salmonicida includes:
- a CDS encoding gamma-glutamyl-gamma-aminobutyrate hydrolase family protein, with the protein MKKKPIIGISSSIMIDTKFFLGYEKSYVNYDYVKAVLKAGGIPIIIPFNECEEVTIELTKNLDGLILSGGHDVSPYNYGQEPHPKLGETFPERDKFDYILLRECKKLKVPILGICRGMQIINTYEGGTLFQDLSLINSANVLKHNQGSKPTLETHKVKIEKNTILYDIVQKEEMMVNSFHHQAVDKVANNYKVAAVASDGVVESIISEKDEFILAVQWHPEMLHAKSETANQIFKALVDKAGDYSAKRK; encoded by the coding sequence ATGAAAAAAAAACCTATAATAGGTATTTCTTCTAGCATAATGATAGATACCAAGTTTTTTCTAGGTTATGAAAAATCTTATGTGAATTATGATTATGTAAAGGCTGTTCTAAAAGCAGGTGGAATACCCATTATTATACCATTTAATGAATGTGAAGAAGTTACAATTGAGTTAACTAAAAATTTAGATGGTTTGATTTTATCAGGAGGGCACGATGTATCACCATATAATTATGGGCAAGAACCACATCCTAAATTAGGCGAAACTTTTCCTGAAAGAGATAAGTTTGATTATATTTTATTAAGAGAGTGTAAAAAATTAAAAGTACCTATTTTAGGAATATGCCGAGGTATGCAAATTATTAATACTTACGAAGGTGGAACATTATTTCAAGATTTATCATTAATAAATTCAGCTAATGTTTTAAAGCACAATCAAGGTTCTAAACCAACTTTAGAAACACATAAAGTAAAAATAGAAAAAAATACTATATTATATGATATTGTTCAAAAAGAAGAAATGATGGTAAATTCATTTCATCATCAAGCAGTAGACAAAGTTGCAAATAATTATAAGGTAGCAGCAGTTGCTAGTGATGGAGTAGTAGAATCTATTATTTCTGAAAAAGATGAATTTATATTAGCTGTTCAATGGCACCCAGAAATGTTACATGCTAAATCAGAAACTGCTAATCAAATATTTAAGGCACTAGTAGATAAGGCAGGTGATTATAGTGCAAAAAGAAAGTAA